The proteins below come from a single Treponema phagedenis genomic window:
- a CDS encoding MFS transporter — MFNLAGVYVVYTYLRPIFTTQLNIPASFITITFTVYGFMSLLSNRLSGTMAERSGIKKMPLVYVVQFILLILLPLVLRIPAIGLADLMLLGLTMYLINSPVQLHMLSIAESKFPQSLVLASSLNSIFANFGIALGSGVGSLIVKNLGLHYVGPGGAVFAITTLLLLIRLNKLAARE, encoded by the coding sequence ATGTTTAATCTTGCAGGAGTATACGTAGTTTATACTTACTTAAGACCGATCTTCACTACGCAATTAAATATACCGGCAAGTTTTATTACTATTACGTTTACAGTTTACGGATTTATGTCCTTACTTAGTAACCGCCTGAGCGGAACAATGGCTGAACGAAGCGGAATAAAAAAAATGCCTTTAGTGTACGTTGTTCAGTTTATCCTTCTTATACTACTTCCATTAGTTTTAAGAATTCCTGCTATAGGTTTAGCAGATTTAATGCTGCTTGGTTTAACAATGTATTTAATTAATTCTCCGGTTCAATTACACATGCTATCTATTGCAGAATCTAAATTTCCGCAATCCCTTGTATTAGCTTCTTCACTTAATTCAATTTTTGCAAATTTCGGAATTGCATTAGGCTCAGGCGTCGGAAGCCTTATTGTTAAAAACCTGGGGCTACACTATGTCGGTCCCGGCGGAGCGGTTTTCGCAATAACAACCTTATTGCTTTTAATACGATTAAATAAATTAGCTGCAAGAGAATAA
- a CDS encoding MFS transporter — protein sequence MKKVLLFLMIVFSLGNLCTAFAPTYSILTLSRIIVALVSGAAISVAMAIGSHLAPINKRAWLIAWLYSGFSVASVFGVPLGTWLSDQFGWNIAFYLITAIVLSL from the coding sequence TTGAAAAAAGTTTTGCTTTTTTTAATGATCGTATTTTCGCTGGGAAATCTCTGTACAGCCTTTGCACCAACTTACAGTATATTAACTTTATCTCGAATTATTGTAGCCTTAGTTTCAGGGGCAGCAATTTCTGTAGCGATGGCAATTGGCAGCCATCTGGCTCCCATAAATAAAAGAGCTTGGCTGATAGCTTGGTTGTACTCGGGCTTTAGTGTTGCCTCTGTATTTGGAGTACCTTTAGGAACGTGGTTAAGCGATCAGTTCGGTTGGAATATTGCTTTTTATTTAATTACAGCGATTGTTTTATCGCTATAA
- a CDS encoding type I restriction endonuclease subunit R, producing MSQEPVSYGVSTIAEMTNGIILAHYEKLSRVEESYQSEADLENKLIADLLSQGYKKFFANSPDDLYANLKTQIEKLNKVSFTADEWKRFLAEYLDPPNDGMIEKTRKIQGKDNHVYDFTFDDGHLQNIKIIDKKNIHNNFLQVTNQIQQSGTHNNRYDVTILVNGLPLVHIELKRRGVNLSEAFNQIHRYSKESFNAENSLYKYVQIFIISNGTYTRYFANTTARDKNNYEFTCEWADAKNKPIRDLEDFTATFFEKRTLLEVLTKYCVFDVNNTLLVMRPYQIAATERILWKIESSYRNKKYGKVDAGGFIWHTTGSGKTLTSFKTARLATQLDYIDKVFFVVDRKDLDFQTMKEYQNYQRDSVNGSKDTKKLKENIEKDDDKIVVTTIQKLNEFVKKNPNHAIYKKHCVIIYDECHRSQFGEAQKNITKSFKYYYQFGFTGTPIFPENALGTDTTAGIFGAQLHSYVITDAIRDGKVLKFKVDYNNISAKFKNAETEQDEKILKNIEGKMLMHPERIAEVTKHILKVFDTKTHRNEQYNLKQRRLNGFNAMFAVQSIEAAKFYYDEFKKQQANIPEEKRLKIATIYSFAANEEQNAIGDIEEENFEPTAMDSSSKEFLDKVIADYNEYFKTNFSTDGKEFQNYYKDLSLRVQNKEVDILIVVGMFLTGFDAPMLNTLFVDKNLRYHGLIQAFSRTNRILNKVKTFGNIVCFRNLEQATKDAIKIFGDENSINIILEKSYNEYIYGFTDEETGKKIKGYIDLCNEIITKFPDPTEIETDADKKEFAKLFGELLQSENILKNFDEFENFEKIISDRQMQDMKSVYIEIRESLLQSKTGGGYTDNSKIDFSDIEFQIDLLKTDEINLDYILALILEKAKDLNDIETLKAEIRRAIRSSLGTRAKEELVIDFINETDLASLKTTEDILDAFYKYAKHKKELKIRELIKEENLKDGSIRFIEKSINKGYVETAGTDLDSLLPPISRKQGAREAKKKTVLQRIGDIVKVFIGI from the coding sequence ATGTCTCAAGAACCTGTAAGCTATGGCGTATCTACAATTGCCGAAATGACAAACGGAATTATTTTGGCTCATTACGAAAAATTGTCAAGAGTAGAGGAGAGCTATCAAAGTGAAGCAGACCTTGAAAATAAACTGATAGCTGATCTTTTATCTCAAGGCTATAAAAAATTTTTTGCAAACTCTCCGGATGATTTATACGCAAACTTAAAAACTCAAATTGAAAAACTAAATAAGGTGTCATTTACCGCAGACGAGTGGAAACGTTTTTTAGCCGAATACTTGGATCCTCCTAATGACGGAATGATAGAAAAGACTCGCAAAATTCAAGGTAAAGACAATCATGTTTATGATTTTACCTTTGATGACGGTCATTTGCAAAATATTAAAATTATAGACAAGAAAAACATTCACAATAATTTTTTACAAGTAACAAATCAAATACAACAAAGCGGAACTCATAACAATCGATATGATGTAACAATATTGGTGAATGGCTTACCACTTGTGCACATTGAATTAAAAAGGCGCGGCGTGAATTTAAGCGAAGCTTTTAATCAAATTCATAGGTACAGCAAAGAAAGTTTTAATGCGGAAAATTCTCTGTATAAATATGTTCAAATATTTATTATTTCAAATGGTACTTACACACGCTATTTTGCAAACACAACTGCGCGCGATAAAAACAATTATGAATTTACTTGTGAATGGGCGGACGCTAAAAATAAGCCCATCCGAGATTTAGAAGATTTTACTGCAACATTTTTTGAAAAGCGAACATTGCTTGAAGTTTTAACTAAGTATTGTGTTTTTGATGTAAATAATACATTGCTCGTAATGCGGCCCTATCAAATTGCGGCTACCGAGCGTATCTTATGGAAAATAGAATCAAGCTATCGCAATAAAAAGTACGGCAAGGTGGATGCAGGCGGTTTTATTTGGCATACAACAGGTTCGGGTAAAACACTAACATCATTTAAAACTGCGCGGCTTGCTACTCAGCTCGATTACATCGATAAAGTTTTTTTTGTAGTTGATAGAAAAGACTTAGATTTTCAGACAATGAAAGAATATCAAAACTATCAACGTGACAGTGTGAACGGCAGTAAAGACACTAAAAAACTAAAAGAAAACATAGAGAAGGATGATGATAAAATAGTAGTTACTACAATTCAAAAGTTAAACGAATTTGTTAAAAAAAATCCTAATCATGCAATTTATAAAAAGCATTGTGTGATAATCTATGATGAGTGTCATCGCTCACAGTTTGGTGAAGCTCAAAAAAATATTACTAAATCGTTTAAGTATTATTATCAATTCGGCTTTACAGGAACTCCTATATTTCCTGAAAACGCATTAGGGACTGATACCACCGCAGGAATATTCGGAGCGCAATTACATAGTTACGTTATTACCGATGCTATTCGAGACGGTAAGGTTTTAAAATTTAAAGTTGATTATAATAATATCAGTGCAAAGTTTAAAAATGCGGAAACTGAGCAGGATGAAAAAATACTTAAAAATATTGAAGGCAAAATGCTCATGCATCCTGAACGTATTGCCGAAGTAACAAAACATATACTAAAAGTTTTTGATACAAAGACTCATCGAAATGAACAATATAATTTAAAGCAAAGACGATTAAACGGATTTAACGCAATGTTCGCAGTCCAAAGTATTGAAGCTGCAAAGTTTTACTATGATGAATTTAAAAAACAACAAGCAAACATACCCGAAGAAAAAAGATTAAAAATAGCAACGATTTATAGTTTTGCCGCCAATGAAGAACAAAATGCTATTGGCGATATCGAGGAAGAAAATTTTGAACCGACTGCTATGGATTCAAGTTCCAAAGAATTTTTAGATAAGGTTATTGCAGACTATAATGAATACTTTAAAACAAATTTTTCAACGGACGGAAAGGAGTTTCAAAACTACTACAAAGATTTATCTCTAAGAGTGCAAAACAAAGAAGTAGATATTTTAATTGTAGTCGGCATGTTTTTAACCGGCTTTGATGCGCCTATGCTCAACACTTTGTTTGTCGATAAGAATTTGCGATACCACGGCTTGATACAAGCTTTTTCAAGAACAAATCGTATTTTAAATAAGGTTAAAACATTCGGTAACATTGTTTGCTTTCGAAATCTGGAACAAGCAACCAAAGATGCTATAAAAATATTTGGAGATGAAAACAGCATAAATATTATTCTTGAAAAAAGTTATAACGAATACATATATGGATTTACAGATGAAGAAACGGGGAAAAAGATAAAAGGTTATATTGATTTATGCAATGAGATAATAACGAAATTTCCTGACCCCACAGAAATTGAAACCGATGCAGATAAAAAAGAATTTGCAAAGTTGTTTGGCGAGCTTTTGCAATCAGAAAATATTTTAAAAAATTTTGATGAGTTTGAAAATTTTGAAAAAATTATATCTGATAGGCAAATGCAGGATATGAAGAGTGTCTACATTGAAATTCGAGAAAGCCTGCTTCAATCTAAAACCGGAGGCGGCTATACCGATAACTCGAAAATTGATTTTTCCGATATTGAATTTCAAATTGATTTATTAAAAACAGATGAAATCAATTTAGATTATATTTTAGCTTTGATTTTAGAAAAAGCTAAAGACCTCAATGATATTGAAACATTAAAGGCTGAGATTCGAAGAGCTATTCGTTCCAGTTTAGGAACGCGTGCAAAAGAAGAACTTGTAATTGATTTTATTAATGAAACCGATTTAGCGAGTTTAAAAACCACCGAAGATATTCTTGATGCATTTTACAAATATGCAAAGCATAAAAAAGAGTTAAAAATTCGTGAGCTGATTAAAGAAGAGAATTTAAAAGACGGATCTATACGCTTTATCGAAAAATCAATAAATAAAGGATATGTTGAAACTGCGGGGACAGATCTTGATAGCTTACTTCCGCCAATATCACGGAAACAAGGTGCCCGTGAAGCTAAGAAGAAAACAGTATTGCAAAGAATCGGAGACATTGTCAAAGTTTTTATAGGAATTTAA